A window of Deltaproteobacteria bacterium contains these coding sequences:
- a CDS encoding tyrosine--tRNA ligase: protein MEQDLKRAMKLIHRGAVEIIDENELENKLKRAIETGIPLRIKAGFDPTAPDLHLGHTVLIQKMRHFQDLGHRVMFLIGDFTGLIGDPSGKSETRPPLTPQQVQENARTYREQIFRILDPEKTEVVLNSVWMQEMKSIDMIRLCAKHTVARMLERDDFKKRFQARKPIGIHEFIYPLIQGYDSVAIKADIELGGTDQTFNLLVGRHIQKEYGQEPQVVLTMPLLEGLDGIQKMSKSLDNYIGITEPPQDMFGKLMSISDDLMFRYFELLSSLELEEIKGLKDGIAGGRLHPKDVKMRLAQELVKRFHGTMAAEVAKADFEAQFSRGEIPDDIPEFRLSPDEKTIYLPRVLKEAGLVESTSEARRLIKQGAVSIDGENVQSDEIGIQWPQAVVKVGKRRFLRVIYM, encoded by the coding sequence ATGGAGCAGGATCTGAAAAGGGCCATGAAGCTCATTCATAGGGGGGCCGTGGAGATCATCGACGAGAATGAGCTGGAGAATAAACTGAAGAGGGCCATTGAGACCGGCATACCCTTGAGGATCAAGGCCGGTTTTGATCCGACTGCCCCTGATCTGCACCTAGGACATACAGTACTCATACAGAAGATGAGGCACTTTCAGGATCTTGGTCACCGTGTCATGTTCCTCATAGGGGATTTTACCGGTTTGATAGGAGATCCATCCGGAAAGTCCGAGACAAGGCCTCCCCTCACTCCCCAGCAGGTGCAGGAGAATGCCAGGACATATAGAGAACAGATCTTCAGGATACTGGATCCGGAAAAGACCGAGGTTGTCCTTAACAGTGTATGGATGCAGGAGATGAAGTCCATAGATATGATACGCCTGTGTGCAAAGCATACTGTGGCCAGGATGCTTGAGAGAGATGATTTCAAGAAGCGCTTTCAGGCCCGGAAGCCCATAGGTATACATGAATTTATCTATCCCCTGATTCAAGGCTATGACTCAGTGGCCATTAAGGCAGATATTGAGCTTGGAGGTACTGACCAGACTTTTAACCTGTTGGTGGGGCGACACATACAAAAAGAATACGGGCAGGAACCCCAGGTTGTATTAACCATGCCTCTTCTTGAAGGGTTGGACGGGATCCAGAAGATGAGCAAGTCTCTCGACAATTACATTGGAATTACCGAACCGCCTCAGGATATGTTCGGAAAGCTCATGTCCATTTCGGATGATCTGATGTTCAGGTACTTTGAATTGCTGAGCAGTCTTGAGCTGGAGGAGATAAAAGGGCTTAAGGACGGGATTGCCGGTGGTCGTCTTCATCCCAAGGATGTGAAGATGCGGCTTGCGCAGGAGCTTGTGAAAAGATTTCATGGCACCATGGCCGCGGAGGTTGCAAAAGCAGATTTTGAGGCCCAGTTCAGCAGGGGAGAGATCCCTGATGATATTCCGGAGTTCCGGCTATCCCCGGACGAAAAGACAATCTACCTTCCCAGAGTTCTCAAGGAGGCCGGTCTCGTGGAGAGTACTTCTGAGGCCAGACGGCTCATCAAACAGGGTGCGGTAAGCATTGATGGCGAGAATGTACAGTCTGATGAAATTGGGATCCAGTGGCCCCAAGCGGTCGTGAAGGTGGGTAAGAGGAGATTTCTGCGGGTAATATACATGTAA